From the genome of Streptomyces sp. JH34:
GCCCATCTCTACTACGAGATGGCCCATGACCTGGGCGCCTGGGCGCCTGGAGAGCGAGGCACCGTACCCACCGCGGTGGCCGTCGCGCTGCCCTCCGACGTGGCGATCCGCCGCTTCGCCGAGCGCGACCACCACGTCGTGCGCTGGACGGAGTTCGACCGCGGCGGCAACTTCCTATCGCTGGAGCAACCGGAGCTCCTCGCCGAGGACGTAAGGGAGGTCTTCGCGGGCCTGGACTGAGCCTGTAACTGTCCGCGGCTCAAGGGCAGGGGTGGCTGCGGTTCCGGTCGCGCCAGGCCCGGGGCGAGATGCCGTAAGCCTGCTTGAACACCTTGCTGAAGTGGGTCGCGTCCACGAAGCCCCAACTCCGTCCGATCGCCGCTACGGTCCGGACCCGGCCCTTCGGGCCCGCCAGCTCGCGTTTGCATTCCGCGAGGCGATGCGAGCGGATCCAGTCTCCGAGGCTGATGCCCGACCGGCCCAGTACGTTATAGAGATGACGGACCGAGATGCCGTGCTCTGCGGCAATACGAGCGGCTGACAGGTCGGTATCAGCCAGGTGCGTGCGGAGGTAGTACATAATCCGCAGGTTCAGCGTCGCCTCCAACGGTGCCTGGGCCAGGTCCAGGTTTCCGAGCTGGGACGTCACGACGGCTCGGACGAGTTCGATGCTGGGTTCCGTGACGGTGTCCGCGTACGGGCCTCTGTGCAGTGCTTCACTGACGGCAAGTTGGGAAAAGTACGTTGAGGCGAGGCTGGCTACGGGGTTGTCGGAGCCGAGGGTGACTGCGGTGATGTCCCGAAGCGACCGCTCGGGCAGTGCGAGTGCTGCACGGGGGAAACGGAGGAGGTGCTGGTCCACTCCCTCGCTGAAGAGAAGCGTGTATGGGGTGGTTGTGTCGTAAAGAACGAAGTCCCCTGGTCGCAGCAGAGCCTGACGACCATTCTGCGTGACCACGCTGGTGCCGGCAATCTGGAGACCGAGGAAAATGGCGGGCTCCTCGTCCCCCCGCGCCAGCTGAGAGGGCCGCCTAACGGTCAGTGCGGTCGTTCGTGCGGAGCAGATCTCCATGGGCCCGACGGTGTTCAACCCGAGGCGCACCGAGAGGCGCTCTGGCGGCAGATGATGATCGATATCGACCCGCACCAGCGATTCCCACACCGCGTGCCGGATCGTCTCCTCCCTGTCGCGCGGTGGCACTGACGTGGTGTCCAGGACCGAGCTCATCGGAGGGGCCGTGGTCTGTACCGGCCGCCGGCCGCGTTGGGTAAGACGTCGGTCCGCTGCTTCATGCTCCACCTCTCAACAGGGCCGGTGCGAGCATCAGAATGGCAGGGGTTCGTCACGCTGCGCAACGCCCTTGGTGCCGTGCGAGTGCCTAGGTGCTGACTGCTGCCTTGTGCCACACCTTGTCGGTTTCCGCGTCGGCGTCCGGCACCGGCAGGACAACCGCCTCGGGAATGCGCCCACTGACACAGCTTTGTGCACGCATGACACAGTGCGTGCCGCGTGCTCGCCTTAATGTCGGTTGAGGAATCGCTCACGTATCTGGGATCACGTGTACGTGTGATGGCCCGGTGCGCAACGCGGTGACGGTCCCCGGCGGCCTGTGCCGCACCGGGGACCGGAGATTTGCGCGTTATGCAGCGGTTCTGCTGCACCCCGACCGGGGGCGGGGTGCAGCTACAGATGCGGGCCCCCGTTCGGCTTGCCTTCAAGATTGCCTGGGAGCACGCATGAATAGTTTGCCGTTCGTTGTGTCGGTCGCGGCCGGGTGGTTGTTGATCTCGCTCGTGCCAATGCGCAGCGCGTCCGCACGCAGGAGCTGGGGGGTGATCATCCTGGGTGCCTCGGCCCTGCTCGTCCTGAGCGCCGGTCTCTACGGCTCGCAGCTGGAGGTCCGCAGCGACTACCGAGGGGAGTCCCCTACGGTTCTACTGATGCTCGGCGCGGCGATCGTTGTGGCCCCCGGCGCCATCGCCGCATTGGTCCGACGGAGCAAGAGCCATTAGTTACCTCTCTGTCAGGTACAGCCGCTGTGACAGCGTCGGGGACTCCCTGGCGATCGCATCGGTCACCTGTCGGTGATCCCGCCACCTGCCACCCGACGTCGGCGTCAGATCCGGCGACACCCGGCCGATCCGCGCCGCCCACTGTTGCGCGTCAGTCAACGGCACACCCAGAACATCGAGTCGGTACCACCATCGAATTGCTCTAGTCCTGGGGGGCGGCCCGGTGCCGCTGGGCGCGCCCCGGTGTCGGATCCAGGTACACCCGCTGGATCGACGGGTAGCGCTCCCGCAGCTGCTGCTCCGCCTCCTCGCACGCCCACTCGATCTGCTCGGCCCTCGACGCGTCCCGGAAGTCGATCTTCGCGGCGACCAGCAGCTCCGAGGGGCCCTGGATCAGCGTGGTCAGCTCCAGCACCTCGACGACGTGCGGCACGGACAGCAGCTCCTCGCGCACCCCGGCCCGCATCTCCGGCGGGAGCGGGCGGCCGATCAGCAGCTGGGCGTTGGACCGGCACAGCACCCACGCCACGTACACCAGCAGGAAGCCGATGAGGATCGAGGCGACGCCGTCCCACACCGCGGAACCGGACAGCTGTCCGCCGAGCAGGCCGCCGGCCGCCAGCAGCAGCCCGGCCAGGGCCGCCGAGTCCTCCATCACCACGGCCTTGACCGCGGTGTCGGGTGTCCGGCGCAGATAGCGCGGCGCGGGCATCCGGAGCCGCGCCGCCTCCCCGCGCACCTGCCGCACCCCGGTGCGCAGCGAGAAGCCCTCCAGCAGGAAGGCCACCGCGAGCACGAGGTACGACACGAGCGGATCGCCCAGCTCCTCGCCCTTCAGAAGGGTGTGGACGCCGTCGTACAGCGAGAACACCGCGCCCCCGACGAACGTCGCGACGGCGGCGAGCATCGCCCAGATGTACCGCTCGGGGCCGTAGCCCAGCGGGTGGTCCTCGTCGGGCGGCTTCTCGCTGCGCTTGAGCGCGGTGAGGAGCATGAGCTCGGTGACCGTGTCGGCGACCGAGTGCGCGGCCTCCGACAGCATCGCGCTCGAACCGCTGATCAGCCCCGCCACCAGCTTCGCCACCGCGATGCCGAGATTGGCCGCCGCCGCGACGACGACGGTGAACGTGGACTCGCCGCCCTCGGTCTGCTCGTCACCCATGGTGGGCAGTATGTCCGAATCTGTGGCCTCAGTCCCTCGGGACGCGGACCAGCCCCTCCTGGATGACCGTGATGGCCAGCTTGCCGTCCGCCGTCCAGATCCTGGCCTGCCCGAGACCGCGTCCGCCGGACGCGGACGGCGACTCCTGGTCGTACAGCAGCCACTCGTCGGCCCGGAAGGGGCGGTGGAACCACATCGCGTGGTCCAGGCTGGCGCCCACCACGTCGCCGACCGACCAGCCGCCGCGCCCGTGGGCGAGCAGCACGGAGTCGAGGAGCGTCATGTCGGAGACGTACGTCGCCATGCAGACGTGCAGCAGCGGATCGTCCGCCAGCTTCCCGTGGGTACGGAACCAGACCTGGGAGCGGGGCTCACGGGGTTCACCGGCCGTGGCGAACGGCGGCGCGTCGACGTACCGCAGGTCGACGGCGGCCCGGGCCTCCAGCAGCCGGTCCACCATGCGGGGGTCCGTGAAGCGGTCCGCGTACCCGGGCAGCATCTCCGCGGCCGTCGGCAGGGTCTCCGGGTCCGGCGCCGAGGGCATGACCGCCTGGTGGTCCATGCCCTCCTCGTGGGCCTGGAACGACGCTGAGAGGTGGAAGATCGGCTTGCCGTGCTGGACGGCGACGACCCGGCGGGTGGTGAAGGACCGCCCGTCGCGGATCCGGTCCACGCTGTAGACGATCGGCGCGCCCGGGTCCCCGGGGCGCAGGAAGTACGCGTGCAGGGAGTGGGCGCCCCGGTCCTCGGGAACCGTGCGCCCGGCGGCGACCAGGGCCTGGGCCGCGACCTGGCCGCCGAAGACGCGGGGCACGACCGCCGAACGGCTCGTGCCCCGGAAGATGTCCTGCTCGATCCGCTCGAGGTCGAGCAGATCGAGCAGGGATTCAAGTGCTGCGCTCATGGGGGAGAAACGTAGCCGCTCTCAGAGGCCCATGGACTTGGCGATGATCGACTTCATGACCTCGCTGGTGCCGCCGTAGATGCGGTTGACCCGGTTGTCCGTGTACAGCCGGGCGATCGGGTACTCGTTCATGAAGCCGTAGCCGCCGTGCAGCTGGAGGCAGCGGTCGATCACCCGGTGCGCGACCTCGGTGCAGAACAGCTTCGCCGAGGCGGCCTCGGCGGGGGTGAGCTCGCCGGCGTCCAGGGCCTCGATCGCGCGGTCGCAGACGGCCTCGGCCGCGTCGACCTCGGCCTTGCAGGCGGCCAGTTCGAACTTGGTGTTCTGGAAGGACGCGACGGTCTTGCCGAAGACGGTGCGGTCCTGCGTGTACTGCTGGGCGAACCGCACGGCGGCGGCGGCCTGCGCGTACGCGCCGACGGCGATGCCCAGGCGCTCCTGGGGGAGGTTCTGGCCGAGGTAGGAGAAGCCCTTGTTCTCCTCTCCCAGCAGGTCCTCGACGGGCACCTTGACGTCCACGAAGGCCAGTTCAGCGGTGTCGGAGACCTTCAGGCCCAGCTTGTCGAGCTTGCGGCCGACCGAGTAGCCCTCGGACTTGGTGTCGACGACCAGGAGCGAGATGCCGTGGCGGCGGTCGTCGGCCTTGGGGGCGTCCGTGCGGGCGCAGACGATGACCTTGTCGGCGTGCACACCACCGGTGATGAAGGTCTTGGCGCCGTTGAGGACGTAGTGCGTGCCGTCCTCGGAGAGCTTGGCGGTCGTCTTCATGCCGGCCAGGTCCGAACCGGTGCCCGGCTCGGTCATGGCTATCGCGTACATGGACTTGCCGGAGACGAAGTCCGGCAGCCAGCGCTTCTTCTGCTCCTCGGTGGCGTACGCCTTGAGGTACGGCAGGCAGAGCAGGACGTGCACGCCGGAGCCGCCGAAGGAGATGCCCGCGCGGGCGGTCTCCTCGTACAGCACCGCCTCGAACTTGAAGGACTCCTCGCCCGCGCCGCCGTACTCCTCGGGCACCTCGATGCCGAAGATGCCGAGCTCGGCGAGCTTGTAGTAGAAGTCGCGAGGCGCCTGGCCCGCCGCGAACCACTCGTCGTAGACGGGGACGACCTCGGCCTCGATGAAGGCGCGGATGGTCTCCCGGAACGCCTCGTGGTCCTCGTTGTAAACCGTACGGCGCACGGGGTGCCTCCTGGTGTCAGCTTCGGCTTCGGTCGCAGTGGCTAAGCGCTTGCTCAGTCCTGGGCAAAAGTTACCCGGCGGTCACGGCGGCTGTCCAGGGTGATGCTCAGCACGCCCACGGCCCGTTCCGGTCTCCGGGCCGTGGGGGAACGACCGGCGGGCCCGGCTGCGCCGGACGCGCCGGGCAGGCTGTTGGCGGGAGAACTCGGCGCTACGAAGGCGGAGTTCGAGGAGGCCGGTGGTGGGATCGGCGCGGTCGCGCACGAGGGGATCCGCGAGGTGCTGTCCGGGGGCGCGGGCCGCCGCGCCCCCGGACAGGGAGGTGAGGGCTGGTTCCTGACCCTCACCGGTGATTCGGATCCGGTCCGCCCCCGGATCGGTGGTGGGTCCGAAGGTGGCGGAGAGTGTCGACGCGGAGCGCTGTGTCACCCCGATGGCGGCAGGGGACGGGCGGGCGCACAGTGAAACGAGGGGCCGGTGAGAAACGGACCGGCCTGTCGTACCAACCCTCTGCGAGGCAGTCATGGCTGATATTGACGGGAACACGGGACAGGGCGGACGCGGCACGACCACCATCTCCGACAACGTCGTCTCCACCATCGCGGGCATCGCCATCCGCGACACGGACGGCGTGCACGCGGTCGGCAAAGGGGCGTCGAAGGCGCTGGGAGCCGTCACCGGCCGGGTGTCCGGGTCCTCCGCGGCGGGACGCTCCGTCAAGGTGGAGGTGGGCGAGAAGCAGACGGCGATCGACGTCGACATCAAGGTGGAGTACGGCGTGCCGATCCACGAACTCGCCGACCGGGTCAGGACCAACGTGACGGACGCGGTCGAGACCATGACCGGTCTGGACGTCGTCGAGATCAACATCAACGTCTTCGACGTCCACATTCCTGGCGACGACAGCGACGAGGACGACGACGGCGGCAGCCGGTCGTCCGCCCGCGTGCAGTGAGCCCGCGCCGGGTCCGGGCCCCGGCGCCGGCCGTCTGTCCCGTGGGCGTGGCAGGTGCGCAGCCTACTGGGGCTTGAAGGAGCGGATCTGGTAGCTCCCCTGGAGGTTGCCGCCCTGCCCGGCGAGCGTGGAACCGACGCGCGAGTTGAAGTTGGTCTGCGTGTAGTACTGCACCCGGTGCTCGGTCTTGTTCCACACCGACAGGACGTTCCGCCCCTCGCGGATGAACGAGCAGTTGTCGGCGGTGTTCCGCATCTCGCGGGCCGTCCACTGGCAGCGGGTCCCCTCGCCGTTCCAGCCGGCGAAGGCGCAGAAGTAGCCGTGCGTGCACCGGGTGAACGCGGCGGCCGGAGCGGCGGACCTGGTCTGTCCGGCGGCCGTGCGCGCGTCGGCGTCCGTGGCCGAGACGGGGCCTGTACCCAGTCCGAAGGCCAGGACGATCGCGGTGGCGGCAAGTGCGGTGATGCGGTTCACGGTGAAGACCTTTCGCTGTTCGTCGGCGGGGCGATGCCCGTGATCAAAAGCAGCGTGGCACCCCGATGACCTGCGTAGACAGGTCCGAAAGGGGGGCGCGCGAGGTCAGTGCGACGGGTGGGAACGCGCCTGTGCGCACCGGCGTGCGGCCCGCGTCCGGCGACGGAGGGCCGCGCCGCCCCGGGAACGACGCGGCGGGCGACTGCCCGCCGCCGTCACCGGCTCTCCGCGCCCGGCCGGGTCGGTCCTGCCGTCACCGTGAGCCGCGCCTCCTGGGTGCGGTGCGACGACGGGCCCGTCCCGATCGCGAACTCGGCGGGCTCCACGGCCCACTGACCTGAGTGTGTGAACGAGGCCAGGGTTCGGGCATCCACCTGGAAGGTGACATCGGTGCTCCCGCCGGGCTCCAGTTCCACCTGTGCGAAACCGCGCAGTTCGCGCACCCGTGGCCACGAGGTCCCGCCGAGCACCCGGCGTACGTAGAGCTGGACCGTCTCCCGCACCGGTCGCGTACCGGTGTTGGCGACGTGGACCACACAGCTCACCGGTGCCGGCCCGTCGAACCGGTCCACCGCCAGGGACGGAGGCGACAGCCGGGGCGCGCCGTACTCGACCGTCGTGCAGGACAGCCCGTGGCCGAAGGGATGAAGGGCCGTGGCGGGCTGGTCGACGTACCCCCGGTAGCCGTGGTCCTTCCCGTTGTAGAAGACGGGCAGTTGGGCCGCCGAGCGTGGCACGGACACGGGCAGCCGCCCCTGCGGCTGGGCCGCACCGAACAGCACGTCGGCGACCGCCCTCCCGCCCCACGGGCCCGGGTACCAGGCACTCAGCACCGCAGCCGCCTTACCGGTGAGGTCCGGCAGGGCGTGCGGACGGCCCTGGACCAGCACCACGACCACCGGGGTCCCGGTCGCGGCGACGGCGTCCACCAGGGCCGACTGAGCTGCGGGCAGGGCGAGTTCGGCGAGGTCGACGCCCTCGCCGCACGTCATCTCCACGGGGTTCCCGGAGGCGACGACGGCTGCCCCGTTGGCGTCGAAACGGGTTCCTGCCTCGCGTGCGCTCGATCCGCCGAGGACCAGCACGGCCACATCGGAGGCGGAGGCGAGCGCCACCGCCTCGGGCAGGCCCGACAGATCCCCGCCCACGAGGCCGCAGCCGCCGGCGTACGTGACGTCGGTGCCCTCCGGCGCGGCGGCCCGGATGCCGGCGAGCACACTGCTGCCCGTGCCGGGCCGTTGCGGCGCGGTGTAGTCGCCGATCTGCTGCGGCACGGAATCGGCGTTCGGCCCGATGACCGCGACGGTCCCGATACGCCGGCCCGCGAGCGGCAGCGTCACCCCGTCGTGTTCGAGGAGGGTGACGGACTGGCGGGCGATGCGCTCGCTCAGCCGCTCCGTGCGTGCCCGGTCCGGCCCCTGTGCCCCGGCCCGCCCGGCGGTGTACGGGTGCTCGAAGAGGCCGAGGCGGAACTTCAGCGCGAGGACGCGGCCCACCGCCCGGTCGAGCACGGCCTCCTCGACCAGCCCCCGCCCGACCGCCTCGCCGAGCCGGGGATAGCAGTCGTCCCACAGGCTCAGGTCGGTCCCGGCCCGCAACGCCAGCGCCCCCGCCGCCACCGGATCACCCGCCATCCGCACCAGACGGTCCACCGCGAGCCCGTCGGCCATCACCAGGCCCTCGAAGCCCCACCGCTCCCGGAGGATCCCGGTCAGCAGGTGGTGGCTCGCCGCGCACGGGACACCGTCGAACTCGTTGTACGCCGCCATGAGGCCCGCGGCCCCGGCCCGCACGCCCGCACGCGCCGCCACGAGATGGATCTCGTGCAGCTCCCGAGCGCCCAGCTCGGTCGCCGCGCTGTTCCGGCCGCCCACCGTCGCACCCTGCCCGGCGAAGTGCTTGAGCACCACGGCCGCGCGGTCCGGCCCGATGGCCTCCCCGGCCGGACCCTGCACACCGCGCACCAGCGCCTCGGTGAACCGCGCCGCCAGATACGGGTCCTCGCCGAAGCACTCCTCCGCGCGGCCCCAGCGCGGATCCCGCACCAGGTCGAGCGCCGAGACCAGCGCGACATGGCCGCCGCGCGCCCTGAGCTCGGCGGCCGCGAGACCGGCCGCCTCCTCGTACAGCTCAGGATTCCAGGTGGCGCCGACCGCGAGATTGACCGGCAGCAGCGTCCCGTCCAGCGCCTGCAGC
Proteins encoded in this window:
- a CDS encoding acyl-CoA dehydrogenase family protein encodes the protein MRRTVYNEDHEAFRETIRAFIEAEVVPVYDEWFAAGQAPRDFYYKLAELGIFGIEVPEEYGGAGEESFKFEAVLYEETARAGISFGGSGVHVLLCLPYLKAYATEEQKKRWLPDFVSGKSMYAIAMTEPGTGSDLAGMKTTAKLSEDGTHYVLNGAKTFITGGVHADKVIVCARTDAPKADDRRHGISLLVVDTKSEGYSVGRKLDKLGLKVSDTAELAFVDVKVPVEDLLGEENKGFSYLGQNLPQERLGIAVGAYAQAAAAVRFAQQYTQDRTVFGKTVASFQNTKFELAACKAEVDAAEAVCDRAIEALDAGELTPAEAASAKLFCTEVAHRVIDRCLQLHGGYGFMNEYPIARLYTDNRVNRIYGGTSEVMKSIIAKSMGL
- a CDS encoding cation diffusion facilitator family transporter gives rise to the protein MGDEQTEGGESTFTVVVAAAANLGIAVAKLVAGLISGSSAMLSEAAHSVADTVTELMLLTALKRSEKPPDEDHPLGYGPERYIWAMLAAVATFVGGAVFSLYDGVHTLLKGEELGDPLVSYLVLAVAFLLEGFSLRTGVRQVRGEAARLRMPAPRYLRRTPDTAVKAVVMEDSAALAGLLLAAGGLLGGQLSGSAVWDGVASILIGFLLVYVAWVLCRSNAQLLIGRPLPPEMRAGVREELLSVPHVVEVLELTTLIQGPSELLVAAKIDFRDASRAEQIEWACEEAEQQLRERYPSIQRVYLDPTPGRAQRHRAAPQD
- a CDS encoding peptidase inhibitor family I36 protein; protein product: MNRITALAATAIVLAFGLGTGPVSATDADARTAAGQTRSAAPAAAFTRCTHGYFCAFAGWNGEGTRCQWTAREMRNTADNCSFIREGRNVLSVWNKTEHRVQYYTQTNFNSRVGSTLAGQGGNLQGSYQIRSFKPQ
- a CDS encoding helix-turn-helix domain-containing protein, which produces MSSVLDTTSVPPRDREETIRHAVWESLVRVDIDHHLPPERLSVRLGLNTVGPMEICSARTTALTVRRPSQLARGDEEPAIFLGLQIAGTSVVTQNGRQALLRPGDFVLYDTTTPYTLLFSEGVDQHLLRFPRAALALPERSLRDITAVTLGSDNPVASLASTYFSQLAVSEALHRGPYADTVTEPSIELVRAVVTSQLGNLDLAQAPLEATLNLRIMYYLRTHLADTDLSAARIAAEHGISVRHLYNVLGRSGISLGDWIRSHRLAECKRELAGPKGRVRTVAAIGRSWGFVDATHFSKVFKQAYGISPRAWRDRNRSHPCP
- a CDS encoding Asp23/Gls24 family envelope stress response protein, with product MADIDGNTGQGGRGTTTISDNVVSTIAGIAIRDTDGVHAVGKGASKALGAVTGRVSGSSAAGRSVKVEVGEKQTAIDVDIKVEYGVPIHELADRVRTNVTDAVETMTGLDVVEININVFDVHIPGDDSDEDDDGGSRSSARVQ
- the tesB gene encoding acyl-CoA thioesterase II, whose amino-acid sequence is MSAALESLLDLLDLERIEQDIFRGTSRSAVVPRVFGGQVAAQALVAAGRTVPEDRGAHSLHAYFLRPGDPGAPIVYSVDRIRDGRSFTTRRVVAVQHGKPIFHLSASFQAHEEGMDHQAVMPSAPDPETLPTAAEMLPGYADRFTDPRMVDRLLEARAAVDLRYVDAPPFATAGEPREPRSQVWFRTHGKLADDPLLHVCMATYVSDMTLLDSVLLAHGRGGWSVGDVVGASLDHAMWFHRPFRADEWLLYDQESPSASGGRGLGQARIWTADGKLAITVIQEGLVRVPRD
- a CDS encoding glycoside hydrolase family 3 N-terminal domain-containing protein, with protein sequence MSEPLFRDPGMPVADRVRDLLSRMTLTEKVGQVNQRMYGWDAYERTGSGHRLTDAFRAEVARFDGMGALYGLQRADPWSGVTAETGIGAADGARVSDAVQRHVVENTRLGIPVLLVEEMPHGLQALDGTLLPVNLAVGATWNPELYEEAAGLAAAELRARGGHVALVSALDLVRDPRWGRAEECFGEDPYLAARFTEALVRGVQGPAGEAIGPDRAAVVLKHFAGQGATVGGRNSAATELGARELHEIHLVAARAGVRAGAAGLMAAYNEFDGVPCAASHHLLTGILRERWGFEGLVMADGLAVDRLVRMAGDPVAAGALALRAGTDLSLWDDCYPRLGEAVGRGLVEEAVLDRAVGRVLALKFRLGLFEHPYTAGRAGAQGPDRARTERLSERIARQSVTLLEHDGVTLPLAGRRIGTVAVIGPNADSVPQQIGDYTAPQRPGTGSSVLAGIRAAAPEGTDVTYAGGCGLVGGDLSGLPEAVALASASDVAVLVLGGSSAREAGTRFDANGAAVVASGNPVEMTCGEGVDLAELALPAAQSALVDAVAATGTPVVVVLVQGRPHALPDLTGKAAAVLSAWYPGPWGGRAVADVLFGAAQPQGRLPVSVPRSAAQLPVFYNGKDHGYRGYVDQPATALHPFGHGLSCTTVEYGAPRLSPPSLAVDRFDGPAPVSCVVHVANTGTRPVRETVQLYVRRVLGGTSWPRVRELRGFAQVELEPGGSTDVTFQVDARTLASFTHSGQWAVEPAEFAIGTGPSSHRTQEARLTVTAGPTRPGAESR